The following nucleotide sequence is from Chitinispirillum alkaliphilum.
TCGGGATTCCTCCTCGGTGCCACGTTTGTAGGGCTTCGCGAAGACGCTCCGCCCTTTGAGGGCACTGGCACTTAAGAAAGTGCCACCTTCTGTCCCCCCTTGCGCGGTTTGCTCGGGCGGTATTTGCATCAATCAACTCAGATGTGTTTCATACTTCACTTTGTAAACAAGCTATGTTCTACACATGAAAGTTCACTCTAAAGGGCTACAACATCGCTTTCCAAAATGCCTGCAGTGAGCCTGTCGAACTGTGCCCCCGTGATGCCTGCACAGAGCTCCTTGTCGAGGTGTACGACCGCATTGAATGGGTAGCGATAGATTTAGGTGTCCGCACCTAAAGCTGCAGCGAGGGGTATGCTTTTCCCATCCATATTATCTTACATCTTCTTCTTCCCTTCCCTTCCTTTCCTTTCAAACATTTCTTCCTTTTTCTATCCTCTCCCCTTGGCCCACTTAACACGCTGGAATTTATATTTAAAATCAAGTATAGCATTTTACTTTTTCCAATCCAATCCAGACAAATGAAACCTGAACATTGCAACCATATTTTTCAGGAGGTTTGAATATGTCAGAACAGAATGCCTTTAAACAGCTTGCCCCCCGTCTTCTGAAGATGAAATTTGACAAAGTAAGGCGGCCCGACATGCCGGTTAAGGAAGCGGTGCATGAGGGGTACTGCACCCTCACGCTGCTTCAGAAAGATTGCGCTTCACTGACTGAGATCGGGTATGATACAGACCTGACACTAAAAATTGAACAGGCCATAGGGGCTTTTGCAGTTGCGGAAGCAAAGCTTGTCACTATTCTGGGGGAAAAGGAGGAAGCGGTAAAGAGGTGGCGGAAGAAGAGAACGGAAGGGTATCTGTTAAGAAAACACCTTATCGATACTCTTAAATTTGCCTGCAGAAACGACAGGGAAGCACTCTCGAAGCTTAAGGAGTTCCGAAGACGTCCGTCGCAGGCTGTAATGATACTTGACCTTCACACTCTGGCAAAACTTGCCCTTGTCTATGAAAAGAAACTCAGAAAGATCAATTTCGACATGGATCAGATCGACCACTGCATTGAACTGGCCGAGAGCCTGGGACGGCTTTATGCTGAGAGTTTCTGCGCCGATAAACCATGTCAGATGAGAGAGATCCGTAACCGTGCCTTTACTCTTCTTAAAAAACTGATAGCCGAAGCGAGGGCGTATGTTACTTATCTCTTTAAGGGTGATTCCGAAAAGATGAGACTTTACAGCAGCACCTACAGGAGACGCAAATACAGAAAAGGAAGAAAAAGAGGGCTTAAACCGACTCTGCCCAAAGGGACAGCTAAGACCAGCGGGAATTTACAGGAGAACTCAGTGCCTGTACCGGTACAGGAGCCAAATGAGAGTTTTGAAAATCCGCATTCAGAGGATCCCGGCTCACAGCCGTACAGCTCAGACGGAAGCTAAGACTGTACTTTTATGTAAAACCATTTCCCTTTACTGCCCTCAACGCATTTTCTAACAGATGCGACATCCCCCCCTTGTCTTAAAATAGAAAAAATTACCCATCTATAACAAAAATTCCTGCATAATCCATAAAGTTGCTTGCATAACTGTTCAGTTTATCTGTTCCATACCCAGAATTGTCCTGAATCTGTTCGCACTCATACCCCAAAGATATCAAACATACCGTGATTATAATCTTTCAAAGTGTGCATACAACTGCCTTGCACCATGTAAACGTATGTATAGCAATCTGTTAACAGTATATTAACACCCTGCGAACAGCACATTACCATTATGATAACAGACCAGTATACCCTGTTAACCCGGGTCAAAATCTACGAAAACGGTGGTGAGACTGGTTTAAACAGTATCAATCTAAAACTGCACTGGGGCTGTTTTCAGGATGAAGAAACCATATTCGCAACCACTCAGAAGCCTGTTAATCTAATCATGAGGTTACATTTTCATACTATGGCATACAATAGACTACTGGTTTTCCGATATGTTCTCTGCTTTCAGAGGGCTGTTTGCTTAAACCTGCAGCGAGGGAAAGGCTTTTCCATCAAGATAATCCTGATTAATGTCTTGTATAGAATAAGAGTAAGAATGTTTCGGGCGGCTGCCGAAGAGGTCACCATTTATCCCCTGCATTATATGAAAAGACCAATAATGTTTGAAAACACCCGTTTTTGCAGGCAAAAAATGACGAGATGGCGCGAGGCGATTATCGCCGGAATCCGGGTTGGCTTAGGGAGCAGTTTTTGCTGTTGCTTAATAGCTTGTTTTTTGGTGCTCTACTCCTGTAGCGGTTATCTGTGTATGTTATACCGAAAATGGTTCATTTCAAACGGTTTCTAATCTCGTAGTTAAAGATCCAGTAACACTCTGTTCTCACAATCTGAAATGATCAAACAAAACTTATAAAAGGAGCTCGAATGCTTGAGCTACTCATTTCTGCAACAGGTAAATCTGTGAATGGGATCAATAAAAATGTTAAATCGATGCGAAAAGCGTCTTGTACAGTGATTTGTCAGAATCGCGAAGAGGAGGTGATTCCGGAGGACATTGCAGGTAATGGAAATGTCAGAGTGTACTCTTATGCGGAAAGGGGAGTCTCCAAGAGCAGAAATCGTGCCCTGAGGGCTATGAGTGAACCTATAGCATTGTTGTCTGATGATGATGTTGTTTTTTTGTCTGGCTTTGAGGAGAAAATCATTGCCGCATTCGATAAAAACCCCTATGCAGACATAATTTGTTTTCAGATATTGAATCAGGAGGGAAAACTTTTTAAGGATTACTATCGCTGTGAACGGAGTTTGTCGAAATTGAATTGTTTCAAAGTTTCGTCGATAGAAATAGCATTCAGGAGCGATCGGGTTCGGTCGAGTGGTCTGGTTTTTGATGAGTACTTTGGGTTGGGTTCACGTTACCCGTTGGGAGAGGAGACGATCTTTTTATGTGATGCATTGGATAAAGGGCTTAAGGTACACTATGTTCCGGAAACGATTGCAATACATCCGTCAAATTCAAGCGGCAGAGTTCATTCCAGAGAGAAAATTATCGCAAGAGGTGCGCAGCTGAGAAGGATATATCGCAACACCTCCTGTCTTTGGGCTTTGTTGTTCGCCCTTAAAAAAAAAGGTGAGTACAGTGGTGAGTATACCATTGGTCAATATTTCAATTTGCTTAAACTGGGGATTAAAGACTACGAAAAGGTTTGTGTAAACTGAAAACCATAACAACGGCAGATACCTATGAATACAATCCTGCAAGCAATCTTTTACCTGAGTTCATCTCTTTTGCTGATGATCTACTTGTTCCCCGCAATACTTCTCTTGGTATTCTCCAGGTTTAAAAAAGTAAACAATTTTTCAATAAACACCAATGCTGAGACAATGCCTAAGGTAAGTCTGCTGATATCGGCGTTCAATGAAGAGAAGGTAATCAGGAAAAAAATTGAAAACTCCCTCTCTCTTCTGTACCCATCAGAATTACTCGAAATAGTAGTGATTTCAGATGGCAGTACTGATAAAACCGCAGAGATAGCTGCTGGCTATGAGAAGAGAATCAAACTGATACATTTTGACAAAAGAAAAGGTAAGAACAGTTGTATCAATGAAGCGCTGGAACATGCAGTGGGAGAGATCGTGGTGTTTTCAGATGCCAATTCCATGTATAACCCCGAAGCCATAAGAAAAATGGCAGAACACTTCTCCAACCCACGGGTTGGATGTGTAGTTGGTAAAGAGATAAGGAAAGACTACTCTGAACAGGAAAGTGTCAAAACGAGTGATGATGTGTACTGGAGTATGGAAAACAGAATCAAAGAGATTTTAAGCTTAAGGGGTTTGGTTGTTGTCGCAAACGGTTCGATTTTCGCCATTAGGAAAAAATTATTCTGTGCCCTTTACAATGATGTTGCAAATGATTTCCAGCTGCCATTGGAAATAGGGGCTGCAGGCTATCAGGTGCTCTTTGAACCAAAGGCAAAAGCTTTCGAAGACCCGATTACAAACTACAAAGAGGAATTTTTCAGGAAAATCAGAATTGTGACAAGAGGACTTTTTGGAACTAAGTA
It contains:
- a CDS encoding Glycosyl transferase, group 2 family protein, giving the protein MLELLISATGKSVNGINKNVKSMRKASCTVICQNREEEVIPEDIAGNGNVRVYSYAERGVSKSRNRALRAMSEPIALLSDDDVVFLSGFEEKIIAAFDKNPYADIICFQILNQEGKLFKDYYRCERSLSKLNCFKVSSIEIAFRSDRVRSSGLVFDEYFGLGSRYPLGEETIFLCDALDKGLKVHYVPETIAIHPSNSSGRVHSREKIIARGAQLRRIYRNTSCLWALLFALKKKGEYSGEYTIGQYFNLLKLGIKDYEKVCVN
- a CDS encoding Glycosyl transferase, group 2 family protein, whose protein sequence is MVFSRFKKVNNFSINTNAETMPKVSLLISAFNEEKVIRKKIENSLSLLYPSELLEIVVISDGSTDKTAEIAAGYEKRIKLIHFDKRKGKNSCINEALEHAVGEIVVFSDANSMYNPEAIRKMAEHFSNPRVGCVVGKEIRKDYSEQESVKTSDDVYWSMENRIKEILSLRGLVVVANGSIFAIRKKLFCALYNDVANDFQLPLEIGAAGYQVLFEPKAKAFEDPITNYKEEFFRKIRIVTRGLFGTKYMFHKLKGIRLAFFLMFKFSRWFTLHLLILNFLTSIIFMGSGLLYTVALLSHLFLYSAAVSGVVYKKITHRKLPKFIDIVVYFFMVSTAAFIAGINFLANKPISIWDCAKTNRNGLSNVHPRGETTLTSQTQIKEVASEVK